A stretch of the Dichotomicrobium thermohalophilum genome encodes the following:
- a CDS encoding polysaccharide biosynthesis/export family protein: protein MGQQLGQARRARLGFRDDVESTEGDVPDLGGTMNLSRITARTVAIALGALLSVAAPATLAGAEYRTGPGDVIEINVFSMPDLERRVRIETDGTIAIPIAGTLSVAGLTVAELRRRIQSALSGQVVTFTATGGRERAAAIGVDDVIVSIASYRPIYVKGDVTQPGEYSYRGPMSIREAIALAGGYISLRNDTNVSVAFSALDASAEREAHWQTIARQRARIWRIKAELGKASPKPAAAKSAIPSELPLQPAIRDRIAAQAVTQLENRNARFERERTAIKNFIEQLDEEIAIVEQQVAVEEKSYEADSTDLESLRNLRSEGIVTSKRLSDARRATLFSSTRLLQAQARLSEAKRQRAERQLQLHKLEADRKSDLYDELEQAMAEEAAARIEARAATRKLRLARSVPPQRSFGPSSNGRDGTGPKLIVHRRMPDGIQRYVENEDFEVLPGDVIEVRLGDPGPMGIGVLRTGEHSRDDDSVADLGLTHLQREDAR, encoded by the coding sequence ATGGGCCAGCAACTGGGGCAAGCCCGGCGCGCCCGTCTCGGCTTTCGTGACGACGTGGAATCCACCGAAGGCGACGTCCCGGACCTCGGAGGCACAATGAACCTGTCGCGGATCACAGCCAGAACAGTCGCTATCGCTCTCGGCGCCCTGCTGAGCGTGGCTGCGCCCGCCACGCTTGCCGGCGCAGAATACCGCACCGGTCCGGGCGATGTCATCGAGATCAACGTGTTCAGCATGCCTGACCTGGAGCGCCGCGTGCGCATAGAGACGGATGGAACGATCGCGATTCCGATTGCCGGCACCTTGTCCGTGGCCGGCCTCACCGTGGCCGAACTTCGCAGGCGCATCCAGTCGGCGCTGAGCGGCCAAGTCGTTACCTTCACCGCGACGGGCGGCAGGGAGAGAGCGGCCGCGATTGGCGTGGATGACGTGATCGTCAGCATAGCCAGCTATCGCCCGATCTACGTCAAAGGCGACGTAACGCAGCCCGGCGAGTATTCGTATCGCGGGCCGATGTCCATTCGCGAGGCGATTGCCCTGGCGGGCGGCTACATCAGCCTGCGCAATGATACGAATGTCAGCGTCGCGTTCAGCGCCCTGGATGCCTCGGCGGAACGCGAGGCGCATTGGCAGACCATCGCGCGGCAGCGCGCACGCATCTGGCGGATCAAGGCTGAACTGGGCAAGGCGTCGCCAAAGCCAGCGGCTGCGAAGAGCGCGATCCCCTCGGAGCTGCCGCTGCAGCCGGCCATCCGGGACCGGATCGCCGCTCAGGCCGTGACGCAACTGGAAAACCGCAACGCGCGCTTCGAGCGCGAGCGTACCGCCATCAAGAATTTTATCGAGCAGCTCGATGAAGAGATCGCGATCGTCGAACAGCAGGTGGCGGTCGAGGAGAAATCTTACGAGGCCGACAGCACCGATCTGGAGTCGCTCCGCAACCTCAGATCCGAAGGGATTGTCACGTCGAAGCGACTGTCCGATGCGCGCCGTGCCACGCTTTTCTCCTCCACGCGGCTTCTGCAGGCCCAGGCGCGACTGAGCGAAGCGAAGCGCCAGCGGGCGGAGCGCCAGTTGCAGTTGCACAAGCTGGAGGCAGACCGCAAGAGCGACCTTTACGACGAGCTGGAACAGGCAATGGCCGAGGAGGCTGCCGCGCGCATCGAGGCGCGGGCTGCGACACGCAAGCTGCGTTTGGCGAGGTCCGTCCCGCCGCAAAGGTCCTTTGGACCATCAAGCAATGGCCGCGACGGCACCGGTCCGAAGCTCATTGTGCACCGCCGGATGCCGGACGGGATCCAGCGTTATGTCGAAAACGAGGATTTTGAAGTCTTGCCGGGCGACGTCATCGAGGTCCGACTTGGCGATCCAGGGCCAATGGGCATAGGCGTCCTGCGCACTGGTGAACACTCCAGGGATGACGACAGCGTTGCCGATCTTGGCCTCACCCATCTGCAGCGGGAGGATGCCAGATGA
- a CDS encoding glycosyltransferase family 4 protein has protein sequence MRQPVPPRILLVGGSDHDLRIPFLLELAKMGFDVAAAGTCSSDPFARNGIRYYPYSFDRFANPLADWRALRDLRRIIAEHKPDIVHSFDTKPGILVPAAARARPGTHVMRTINGLGWLFSSQSLPARALRPAFNILHRATAPWTTLTVFQNRSDEAFFKERHMIGRGGSCLIPGSGADIANFEKRRSEGPSAEELRTALGLADAEVVITVTRLSRIKGIPALLEAAALVYAVRPGVRFLLVGSRETEGKLAVTQAEIDRHAPYVMAIGPRSDVPSLLSMADIFAFPTELCEGVPRVLLEAGLAGLPIVTTNMPGCPDVVEDGESGFVVTAGQPRQLADRILDLLHDRDSAHEMGQRARRRVVQTFSLEAIVDAYATAYERLAAGATAQTKTESAQTGSVDHPARQQAHAMIPENLPTANPSRSEHFGGNRNANV, from the coding sequence GTGCGGCAACCGGTGCCACCGCGCATCCTGCTGGTCGGCGGGTCGGATCACGACCTGCGCATTCCGTTCTTGCTCGAACTCGCAAAAATGGGCTTCGACGTGGCCGCTGCGGGAACGTGCTCAAGCGACCCCTTCGCGCGCAACGGTATCCGGTATTACCCGTACAGCTTCGACCGATTTGCCAATCCGCTGGCCGACTGGCGCGCCCTGCGGGATCTCCGGCGCATCATAGCCGAGCATAAGCCCGATATCGTGCACAGCTTCGATACCAAGCCCGGCATCCTGGTGCCAGCGGCCGCGCGCGCCAGACCGGGAACCCACGTCATGCGGACGATTAACGGGCTTGGCTGGCTGTTCTCCTCACAGTCTTTGCCCGCTCGGGCGCTCCGGCCGGCTTTCAACATATTGCATCGGGCAACGGCGCCATGGACGACGCTGACCGTATTCCAGAACCGGAGCGATGAGGCGTTCTTCAAAGAACGGCACATGATCGGTCGCGGTGGAAGCTGCCTCATTCCTGGCTCCGGTGCAGATATCGCCAACTTCGAGAAACGGCGCAGCGAAGGACCATCAGCTGAAGAGTTGAGGACGGCCCTCGGTCTCGCGGACGCTGAAGTCGTCATCACCGTCACGCGTCTCTCGCGCATCAAGGGCATACCCGCCCTCCTGGAGGCCGCCGCGCTGGTGTATGCCGTACGGCCCGGCGTCCGCTTCCTGCTCGTCGGGTCGCGCGAGACAGAAGGCAAGCTGGCCGTAACGCAGGCCGAAATCGACCGTCACGCGCCCTACGTCATGGCGATCGGGCCAAGGTCCGACGTTCCCTCACTTCTAAGCATGGCTGACATCTTCGCCTTCCCCACCGAGCTTTGTGAAGGCGTTCCGCGCGTCCTGCTTGAGGCTGGCCTGGCTGGCCTGCCGATCGTCACGACGAACATGCCCGGATGCCCCGATGTGGTCGAGGACGGAGAAAGCGGCTTTGTCGTTACCGCCGGTCAACCGCGACAGCTCGCCGATCGCATCCTTGACCTCCTGCACGATCGGGACTCCGCGCACGAAATGGGACAGCGCGCCCGCCGGCGCGTTGTTCAGACTTTCAGCCTCGAGGCGATCGTCGACGCCTATGCGACCGCCTACGAGCGGCTCGCTGCGGGCGCCACCGCCCAAACCAAAACGGAGAGCGCCCAGACTGGCTCGGTAGACCACCCCGCGCGGCAGCAGGCGCACGCGATGATCCCCGAAAATTTGCCAACGGCCAACCCGAGCCGCTCAGAACATTTCGGAGGCAACAGGAACGCCAATGTATGA
- a CDS encoding polysaccharide deacetylase family protein has translation MMRGEPIRSDDLSALATDALRPDCKQSATPELDSRPPQLRGERKQCYFTIDFEDFLHDFQRARGIRAPRQGPEALTAGYEIIDNFAQDALSGARLTFFVTGQVARDYPDIVRRIAADGHEIGCHYYEHDQIRDHDPPTFRRNLERAVDVLSAASGQPVKGFRAPDFSIDARCAHWAYKVLSEVFVYDSSHVSTHHDGAPHHPQLRRFADSELHEFAIYWRPLTPGLGVRVVGGTYLRLLPAKLVTSLLDEAWEKGFVPQVYLHPYDLLADYEQWSTYSDLSDLPQPARLYWWVRQHQWHSVGNRGVMRKLRHVYQKFVHPGPLGHALERDAQPCGPVKPSVEPPTPARRPQ, from the coding sequence ATGATGCGCGGCGAACCGATCAGGTCGGACGACCTGAGCGCGCTTGCGACGGATGCGCTGCGTCCCGACTGCAAGCAGTCCGCGACGCCTGAGCTGGACTCCAGGCCTCCTCAGCTCCGTGGCGAGCGGAAGCAATGCTACTTCACGATCGACTTCGAGGATTTTCTGCACGACTTCCAGCGCGCCCGGGGTATTCGTGCTCCCCGGCAGGGCCCCGAAGCACTGACGGCCGGCTACGAGATCATCGACAATTTCGCGCAAGACGCACTGTCCGGCGCCCGATTGACTTTCTTCGTTACAGGTCAGGTCGCTCGGGACTATCCCGATATCGTGCGCCGCATCGCTGCCGACGGCCATGAAATCGGCTGTCACTATTACGAGCACGATCAGATCCGCGACCATGATCCGCCGACGTTTCGGCGCAACCTGGAGCGCGCCGTCGATGTCCTCAGCGCTGCGTCCGGTCAGCCCGTGAAAGGCTTTCGTGCACCAGATTTCTCCATCGACGCCCGATGTGCGCACTGGGCGTACAAGGTTTTGTCGGAAGTCTTCGTGTACGATTCCAGCCATGTGAGCACGCATCACGACGGCGCGCCCCACCACCCACAGCTGCGCCGATTTGCAGACAGCGAGCTTCACGAGTTCGCCATCTATTGGCGGCCGCTGACGCCGGGACTGGGGGTGCGCGTCGTCGGGGGAACCTATCTGCGCCTCCTGCCGGCAAAGCTGGTGACCTCCCTGCTAGACGAAGCCTGGGAAAAGGGATTTGTGCCGCAGGTCTACCTGCATCCGTACGACCTGCTCGCCGATTACGAACAGTGGTCCACCTACAGCGATCTGAGCGATCTGCCACAACCCGCCCGCCTCTATTGGTGGGTTCGGCAACATCAATGGCATTCGGTAGGCAATCGCGGAGTCATGCGCAAGCTGAGACACGTTTACCAGAAATTTGTCCATCCCGGACCGCTTGGCCACGCGCTGGAGCGCGATGCGCAACCCTGTGGGCCGGTCAAGCCATCCGTTGAGCCCCCAACACCGGCGAGGAGACCACAATGA
- a CDS encoding YncE family protein, protein MRRAFSPWLGLVVAVTITVVAVAQVSRASENRDLLKTAPLPVPDYLETVTDPTFSTTFTRVTDPEALFLPGVVCGPKACRHRYSSTQAWNADQSLLLITEGCPGLCFVDGQTYEPLFVRQVSGSHDCKWHPRDPDIMVCVYPSGVSAWNPRSRTWKSLWKTEDYRALVFGPYKGNLSADGDLIVLRGLDAEGKLVAFALDLRDGQKHPDIMLDGLEGENHYATISPSGRYVYVAQRTDDGHEPAYVFTTDGKLIQHWPEHHRPGHGDMTIDADGEDVYVGVSKSEPDKFHVVKRRLSDGAVTSLIPYSNASHISARNIKLPGWVFVSFSGSYANTRKLDYPAPYYQEVVALRIDGSGEVHRLAHTYGADAEYLSEAHGSPSPDGSRVIWASNWGKPGAPVSAFVTTWNPPKATSRTSEAQ, encoded by the coding sequence TTGCGCAGGGCCTTCTCGCCCTGGCTCGGCCTGGTCGTCGCGGTGACGATCACGGTCGTCGCCGTGGCGCAGGTCAGCCGCGCTTCAGAAAACCGGGACCTGCTGAAAACGGCACCTCTCCCGGTTCCGGACTATCTGGAAACTGTCACGGACCCCACCTTCAGCACGACATTCACGCGTGTCACCGACCCCGAAGCTCTCTTCCTGCCGGGCGTGGTTTGCGGACCGAAAGCCTGCCGGCATCGCTACTCCAGCACGCAGGCGTGGAACGCAGACCAGTCATTGCTGCTCATCACCGAAGGTTGTCCGGGCCTGTGCTTCGTCGACGGGCAGACCTATGAGCCGCTGTTCGTTCGGCAGGTGTCTGGCAGCCATGACTGCAAATGGCACCCGCGCGACCCGGACATCATGGTGTGCGTGTATCCCTCCGGGGTGTCGGCGTGGAACCCGAGAAGCAGGACATGGAAGAGCCTGTGGAAGACCGAAGACTATCGCGCGCTCGTTTTCGGTCCGTACAAAGGCAACCTGTCGGCCGACGGCGACCTGATCGTTCTGCGCGGCCTCGATGCCGAAGGCAAGCTCGTCGCGTTTGCCCTGGACCTGCGGGACGGCCAGAAACACCCCGACATAATGCTCGATGGCCTGGAAGGCGAGAACCACTACGCCACGATCTCCCCGAGCGGCCGCTACGTTTACGTCGCGCAGAGGACGGACGACGGTCATGAACCGGCTTATGTCTTCACGACAGACGGCAAGCTGATCCAGCACTGGCCGGAGCACCATCGGCCCGGTCACGGCGACATGACCATAGATGCCGACGGCGAGGATGTTTACGTCGGCGTCAGCAAATCCGAGCCGGACAAGTTCCACGTCGTCAAGCGCCGGCTTTCGGACGGCGCCGTGACCAGCCTGATCCCCTACAGCAACGCCAGCCACATCTCGGCCCGCAATATCAAGCTGCCGGGATGGGTCTTCGTGAGTTTCTCGGGGTCTTACGCCAACACCAGGAAGCTCGACTACCCGGCCCCGTACTACCAGGAGGTCGTTGCGCTGCGGATCGACGGCAGCGGCGAGGTCCACCGCCTGGCCCACACTTACGGCGCCGACGCCGAGTACCTGAGCGAGGCGCACGGCTCGCCCTCCCCAGACGGATCGCGCGTCATATGGGCCAGCAACTGGGGCAAGCCCGGCGCGCCCGTCTCGGCTTTCGTGACGACGTGGAATCCACCGAAGGCGACGTCCCGGACCTCGGAGGCACAATGA
- a CDS encoding lipopolysaccharide biosynthesis protein has translation MIKGRLALVVGRSASLLRDGPLGARLATGGAAAFAVFIFGHGLAFVTQLLIARTFGAESFGIYAYVLAWMVVLSYFAMFGFNTALLRFIPTYTAQQDWPHLAGVIAYAERKVFTVALALIAAGAAVVLLSGGAMTRELRLTFLVGLPIVLLLPLLTLRSAAVRGFGGVVSALAPERVVREPVVTICVFAVLLFGVQQAGAPLVMSAMVAGTVLGLAFATYWMRRLQPAQLFSAAPKIDAGTWRKAALPLLVVTAVEALFDKTGVLVLGLGDMHREAGIYALIFSMAMLVVLPRTAIDTMFAPTIARMHAEGRLADVQNLVGRAALLSLLAGGGIVLVLSVAAGPILSLFGPEFRAGEVPLRILLLGQLLAASAGSQLLLMAMTGNETGAARMLVISAIFHGLLCAGLVIPLGLTGAAIATAAALVVWNALMAVDIWRKLQILPGALGLLRPVPA, from the coding sequence ATGATCAAGGGACGCCTTGCACTGGTTGTGGGGCGAAGCGCCAGCCTGTTGCGGGATGGTCCGCTGGGGGCCCGCCTCGCCACTGGCGGAGCGGCGGCTTTCGCCGTGTTCATTTTCGGCCACGGCCTGGCTTTCGTCACGCAGCTTTTGATCGCGAGGACTTTCGGCGCGGAGTCTTTCGGCATCTATGCCTATGTGCTCGCCTGGATGGTCGTCCTGTCCTACTTCGCCATGTTCGGTTTTAACACCGCTCTGTTGCGGTTCATACCGACATACACCGCGCAACAGGACTGGCCCCATCTGGCTGGCGTCATTGCATATGCCGAGCGGAAGGTTTTTACGGTCGCGCTGGCCCTGATTGCCGCGGGCGCGGCTGTCGTGCTGCTTTCTGGCGGAGCGATGACCCGGGAGTTGCGGCTGACCTTCCTGGTGGGGCTGCCGATTGTGCTGTTGCTGCCTTTGCTGACACTACGCAGTGCCGCTGTCCGCGGGTTTGGTGGCGTTGTGTCCGCTCTCGCTCCCGAAAGAGTGGTGCGCGAACCCGTCGTGACCATATGCGTGTTCGCTGTTCTGCTCTTCGGGGTCCAGCAGGCCGGAGCGCCTCTCGTAATGAGCGCGATGGTTGCGGGGACCGTGCTTGGCCTGGCTTTCGCCACCTACTGGATGCGCCGACTGCAACCGGCCCAGCTCTTCAGCGCCGCGCCCAAGATTGACGCCGGGACATGGCGGAAAGCCGCCCTGCCACTCCTCGTCGTCACGGCGGTGGAGGCCCTGTTTGACAAGACCGGCGTTCTCGTTCTCGGCCTCGGTGACATGCACCGCGAGGCGGGTATCTACGCTCTGATCTTCAGTATGGCCATGCTCGTCGTGCTCCCGCGAACCGCGATCGACACGATGTTTGCTCCGACCATCGCAAGGATGCATGCCGAGGGGCGACTGGCGGACGTGCAGAACCTTGTCGGGCGCGCCGCGCTCCTTTCGCTATTGGCGGGCGGTGGGATCGTACTGGTCCTCAGCGTCGCCGCAGGCCCGATTCTATCGCTTTTTGGCCCGGAATTTCGGGCTGGCGAAGTGCCGCTGCGAATCCTGCTTCTCGGGCAGTTACTGGCGGCAAGCGCCGGCTCGCAGCTTCTCCTTATGGCCATGACCGGGAACGAGACGGGGGCCGCAAGAATGCTTGTCATATCGGCGATATTCCACGGCCTGCTCTGCGCGGGTCTTGTCATCCCGTTAGGTCTGACGGGTGCCGCCATCGCGACCGCAGCCGCTCTTGTCGTCTGGAACGCTCTGATGGCCGTCGACATCTGGCGGAAATTGCAAATTCTTCCGGGCGCACTGGGCCTGCTTCGTCCGGTTCCAGCCTGA
- a CDS encoding exopolysaccharide transport family protein: MYERTSEQRRPKAANPDRQPAQSLTGRQFSKLAATPQAETGQAAGTQGEPSLHQLWSVLLRRWWIILGVTVIGTVLLALAARQIPPDYTAMAQIEVLPGWGPEAGQTAPADAADRQMILDTHMVMLRMPDFLRKVIAPLPQFENGKNERLVERLGERISINQLMSSRIIAIRVTLPDPNEAANLANRMAEVYLAQQVSQQADQIRDELARVDSGISRLRSDIDTAREQMRQQFEPETPIEAGGGPDGRSPTSEAAESKASASSKAQLLVELEQRRRELQRQLESVAPNLRIASPASPPVEPSSLHPMLFVVPGAVFLLIATSFLVIARDRLDQSLRSAQDVTSALSIPCLGLVPRSRSLRSGGAHDSLRQEPFSAFAESIRSVAAAGGFAQTSSAAETVMVTSSEPGEGKTPLAVSLAQYAGSIGRRVLLIDLDLRTPSVLKELGVEARYSLVDLMAQRVDRNAAVLTDPDLDFHVLPMTSGQVDPVRLVSDPYWQTTLNDFRSRYDVILIDGPPALGRAEAGLIARMADRVIFAVKWGATRTRIARNAVDALIASRGEAQGVSAVITQVAPRAHARYGFGDATEVMTRHGARLLPPARPGGVKKAISKVVRAPASAVAGATAFISEWSRRVRKWAVG; this comes from the coding sequence ATGTATGAGCGGACGTCCGAACAGCGCCGCCCGAAGGCCGCCAACCCAGACAGACAGCCAGCGCAGAGTCTGACCGGTCGACAGTTCTCCAAGCTGGCCGCGACGCCACAGGCTGAGACCGGACAGGCAGCCGGGACGCAGGGTGAACCGAGCCTGCACCAGCTCTGGTCCGTGCTGTTGCGCCGGTGGTGGATAATACTTGGGGTGACCGTCATCGGCACGGTTCTGCTGGCGCTGGCGGCCAGACAGATCCCGCCAGATTATACGGCGATGGCACAAATCGAAGTCTTGCCGGGATGGGGACCAGAAGCCGGACAGACAGCGCCTGCCGATGCGGCTGACAGGCAGATGATCCTCGACACCCATATGGTGATGCTCCGGATGCCTGATTTCCTGCGGAAGGTCATCGCGCCGCTGCCCCAATTCGAAAACGGCAAGAACGAGCGTCTCGTCGAAAGGCTCGGCGAACGGATTTCCATCAACCAGCTCATGTCATCGCGCATCATCGCAATCCGCGTGACCCTGCCGGACCCGAACGAGGCGGCGAATCTGGCCAACCGCATGGCAGAGGTCTACCTCGCGCAGCAGGTCAGCCAGCAGGCAGATCAAATCCGAGACGAACTTGCGCGCGTGGACAGCGGAATCTCCCGACTTCGCAGCGACATTGATACCGCGCGCGAGCAGATGCGCCAGCAATTCGAACCCGAAACGCCGATCGAGGCAGGGGGCGGACCAGACGGTCGATCGCCAACCTCGGAGGCCGCGGAGTCCAAGGCGAGCGCAAGCAGCAAGGCACAGCTCCTGGTCGAACTGGAACAGCGCCGGCGCGAGCTGCAGCGCCAACTCGAATCCGTCGCTCCGAACCTGCGGATCGCCTCGCCCGCCAGTCCGCCCGTCGAGCCAAGTTCGCTGCATCCGATGCTGTTCGTTGTTCCGGGCGCCGTCTTCCTGCTGATCGCGACATCCTTCCTCGTGATCGCGCGCGACCGGCTCGATCAAAGCCTGCGCAGCGCGCAGGACGTCACCAGCGCGCTGTCGATCCCGTGTCTCGGACTTGTGCCGCGATCGCGGAGTCTCCGGTCCGGAGGAGCGCACGACTCGCTTCGTCAGGAGCCGTTCTCTGCTTTCGCCGAGTCGATCCGCTCAGTCGCAGCCGCAGGAGGCTTTGCGCAAACCTCCAGCGCTGCCGAGACCGTGATGGTCACGAGCAGCGAACCCGGCGAGGGCAAGACACCGCTGGCAGTAAGCCTTGCGCAGTATGCCGGCAGCATCGGAAGACGTGTCCTCCTGATCGACCTTGACCTTAGAACACCAAGCGTCCTGAAGGAGCTTGGCGTCGAAGCGCGCTATAGCCTGGTCGACCTGATGGCACAGCGCGTGGACCGGAACGCAGCCGTGCTGACCGACCCGGATCTGGACTTTCATGTGTTGCCGATGACGTCCGGTCAGGTCGATCCCGTGAGGCTGGTCTCAGACCCGTATTGGCAGACGACGCTCAACGATTTCCGCTCTCGCTATGATGTGATCCTCATCGACGGGCCGCCCGCGCTTGGGCGTGCCGAGGCTGGCTTGATCGCGCGGATGGCCGATCGGGTGATCTTCGCCGTCAAATGGGGGGCAACCCGCACGCGGATTGCCCGGAACGCAGTGGACGCGCTGATCGCATCGCGCGGCGAAGCGCAAGGGGTGAGCGCCGTGATTACCCAGGTGGCGCCCCGAGCCCATGCCCGGTACGGCTTCGGCGACGCGACGGAAGTCATGACCAGGCATGGGGCAAGGTTGCTTCCGCCCGCTCGGCCCGGCGGAGTCAAGAAAGCCATCTCGAAGGTCGTTCGTGCGCCTGCGTCGGCAGTGGCCGGGGCCACCGCATTCATTTCCGAATGGTCCCGCCGCGTCAGGAAGTGGGCAGTGGGATGA
- a CDS encoding FemAB family XrtA/PEP-CTERM system-associated protein encodes MHKPLDISTTVHRLPESEDRWASWRDFLRANGEPAMYCDPEIIEAIATGLRQEPFIIEATRGGDVVGLLPAIFMRSSLFGRFLVSVPYVNWGGVICADEAVGRKVLGTAIRLAEELDTNYLELRQLEPLDDDRLVVGKSAKVQMRLPLGAEADENWRGLKSEVRTQIRKAAKHGLQVSWGRDDESIRAFYEVFSRNMRDLGTPVFPLRLFRNIAAAARDNAEFGVVRLDGAPIAACLAIHGPGLTEIPSAAALRAYRKTAANSLMYWNAIERAIERGQTEFDFGRSTLGGATYIFKKKWGATARPVTWQYYLRRGDTQSMRPDNRKFALAIQLWQRLPVAATRVLGPMIVRGIP; translated from the coding sequence ATGCATAAGCCACTCGACATTTCAACAACGGTGCACCGGCTCCCGGAGAGCGAAGACCGCTGGGCAAGCTGGCGTGACTTTCTACGCGCAAACGGCGAGCCGGCGATGTACTGCGATCCGGAAATCATCGAGGCCATTGCGACAGGTCTTCGCCAGGAGCCATTCATCATCGAAGCAACCCGGGGCGGCGATGTCGTCGGCCTTTTGCCGGCGATCTTCATGCGCTCGTCTCTGTTCGGCCGCTTCCTTGTGAGCGTGCCCTACGTCAACTGGGGCGGCGTCATCTGCGCCGACGAGGCCGTTGGCAGGAAAGTGCTTGGTACGGCGATCCGGCTCGCAGAGGAGCTGGACACGAACTACCTTGAGTTGCGCCAGCTTGAGCCGCTCGATGATGACCGGCTTGTCGTCGGAAAGAGTGCCAAGGTGCAGATGCGGCTTCCTCTCGGTGCCGAGGCCGATGAGAACTGGCGCGGCTTGAAGTCGGAAGTCCGAACCCAGATCCGCAAGGCCGCCAAACACGGGCTCCAGGTGTCGTGGGGCCGGGATGATGAGTCCATCCGCGCGTTCTACGAGGTCTTTTCCCGGAATATGCGCGACCTCGGAACGCCGGTGTTTCCTTTGCGCTTGTTCAGAAACATTGCGGCCGCGGCGCGCGACAATGCCGAATTCGGCGTTGTTCGCCTCGACGGCGCTCCGATCGCAGCCTGCCTCGCAATTCACGGTCCTGGACTCACCGAAATCCCGAGTGCCGCCGCGCTGCGTGCCTATCGCAAAACGGCGGCCAACTCGCTGATGTATTGGAACGCCATCGAGCGGGCGATAGAGCGCGGCCAGACTGAATTCGACTTCGGCCGGAGCACGCTCGGCGGGGCGACATATATCTTCAAGAAGAAGTGGGGTGCGACCGCCCGGCCGGTGACCTGGCAGTATTATCTGCGCCGCGGCGACACGCAGTCGATGCGCCCGGACAACCGGAAGTTCGCCTTGGCAATTCAGCTTTGGCAGCGGCTTCCGGTGGCGGCAACGCGCGTTCTGGGCCCCATGATCGTTCGGGGGATCCCATGA
- a CDS encoding DegT/DnrJ/EryC1/StrS family aminotransferase, with product MRFLLSDIDMGEEEARAVADVVRSKWLSIGPRTAEFEAAFAEMMGTKHAVAVSSCTAALHLALKACGIGPGDEVLVPSYTFVASANAILYQGATPVFVDIGGPDDLNLDLSDLEARITPRTSAIIVVHLAGYAADMDRIMALADRHGLAVIEDACHAIGATYELGADPQLTGRKLGTIGAAGCFSFFANKNLVTGEGGMIVTDDDRIAEDARRSRAHGMTKTSWDRAAGRASDYDVVDLGYNYRGTEITAALGLVQLGKLHGANARRKALTRRYEERLADCPSMTLPFTDRIDDAGHHIMPIVLKDARSRTAFREALKARGIQTSVHYPPVHLFTHYRKRCPEQGPLPKTLDVAAREVTLPLHPLLSDADVDTICDEVLSAAGETEVLESQESPGG from the coding sequence ATGAGGTTCCTGCTTTCCGATATCGACATGGGCGAGGAGGAGGCCCGCGCTGTCGCGGACGTCGTACGCAGCAAGTGGCTGTCCATCGGCCCGCGCACTGCCGAGTTCGAAGCCGCCTTTGCCGAGATGATGGGGACCAAGCACGCCGTAGCCGTTTCAAGCTGCACCGCAGCCCTGCATCTCGCACTGAAAGCATGTGGCATCGGGCCTGGCGATGAAGTTCTGGTCCCGAGCTACACTTTCGTCGCGTCGGCGAACGCCATCCTCTACCAAGGCGCGACGCCGGTCTTCGTCGACATTGGCGGCCCCGACGATCTCAACCTCGACCTGAGCGACCTTGAAGCGCGGATCACGCCTCGCACGTCGGCAATCATCGTCGTGCACCTCGCCGGCTATGCGGCGGACATGGACCGCATCATGGCGCTCGCCGATCGGCACGGACTCGCGGTGATCGAAGACGCGTGCCATGCGATCGGCGCCACTTACGAGCTGGGCGCAGACCCACAGCTTACAGGACGCAAGCTCGGCACGATCGGGGCCGCCGGGTGCTTCAGCTTTTTCGCCAACAAGAACCTCGTCACCGGCGAAGGCGGAATGATCGTCACCGACGATGACCGCATTGCCGAGGACGCCCGTCGTTCGCGCGCCCACGGCATGACCAAGACGAGCTGGGACCGCGCCGCCGGGCGGGCATCGGATTATGACGTTGTCGACTTGGGCTACAACTACCGCGGCACCGAAATCACCGCGGCTCTCGGCCTCGTCCAACTCGGCAAGCTGCACGGCGCCAACGCGCGCCGGAAGGCGCTGACCCGGAGATACGAGGAGCGCCTGGCGGATTGTCCGAGCATGACATTGCCCTTCACCGACCGGATAGACGATGCCGGGCACCACATCATGCCCATCGTCCTGAAAGACGCCCGCTCACGCACGGCATTCCGCGAAGCGCTGAAGGCGCGCGGCATTCAGACCAGCGTTCATTATCCGCCGGTTCACCTCTTCACCCATTACCGGAAGAGATGCCCCGAGCAGGGACCGCTTCCGAAAACCCTCGATGTCGCCGCGCGGGAGGTCACGCTGCCGCTGCATCCGCTGCTAAGCGACGCCGACGTCGACACCATCTGCGACGAGGTTCTGAGCGCGGCTGGAGAGACCGAGGTTCTCGAATCTCAAGAAAGCCCTGGAGGCTAG